The Daphnia magna isolate NIES linkage group LG6, ASM2063170v1.1, whole genome shotgun sequence genome segment AGAAAGGTCAGTCTGGACTTGCAGACTCTGATGAGCCAAGACGTTCCGCATCTTGTTGAATCAAAGAAAGAAGTGGAGTCGTCAACATCCAAAACATTACCAACCCATGTGGTGGTGGGCGTCACATACGGAGCCGAAGCTTATTGCGTTCTAGCGTTAGAGTCAGACGAAGATGCCCAAGAAAAAGACCAAGAATACCTGTCCGAAATAGCAAGTAAAATGGAGGCGGCGTTCAGCAAAAGCCTGGATTTCTACGGGTTCAAAGATTTGTTCAatgaagaagagagaaagcaACTGACTCGCATTAAATGTCGTCTGTACGTCGATCTCCAGACTTCGCCTTTCCAAGAGGGTAGCGTCTTCAGCACTTTTAAACAATGTCATAAACTAATTGAGCAAGTTCGAAAGGGGGACATCCGAAACAAAAAGATTGTACCGATTGCTGTCCTCCTCTGTCCACTCAAAGCCATCATGGGGCCAGCTGTGGGAGTATACCCTGAATATCAAGATGTCGACTCTGAGTTGTTAGATCGCTGTTGCCGTACGTGGGAGGCGCTGGATAGCATCTGCGCAAAGTCGGTCGCCATTCGCACTAAAAACAAGAAAGCCAGCCCCGCTTCATTGCGTCAATTCGAAAAAGCTTTAGACAAATACAAACAGCTGGTGCAAAAAGCTTTTGGGAGCAGCGTTGTGGAGGCGCGCCAAACTGGCAAAGAGGACGAGATTGAAAGAGTAGCTAAAATCGCTGAAAATCATGCGATTTTCAAGCCATCTCGACTGGAACGATGGCTCCGCTTCAAACAGGCAGAGTACGAAATGTCCTGTAAAATAGGCAGCATTACTGAAATCGAATGTTTGGCTAACGAAAAAGAACTGGAGAAAAACCTGGCAGTTTCCTTCAACAAAAAATACTCTGTGGTGCTCAGAATTCCACCACTGGACGAACTGACGAACAAAACTCTCGAAAACATGAAGGAATACGTCGCTTCGTACAAGAAACTTACACCGGTACGTGACGACGACGAAGACACCGACGAAGGTAGCACTgacgatgaagatgaagacgaagaagacggAGACGACGTTCCGTGGCACATGCTCAAACGCAATCAGAAGCCTGTGCTGGCCAGAATCCAGGAGCTTGCCGATCACCTGGAAAAGAATCAACACATAGAGAAACATGTAGAGTTTTTGATTGTATTTGGCGACGCGGACGAGAAATTCGGATGTCGCTATTCCGTCTACGAAACCGGACGGTTACTTAGGGACAACTTGAACCAATTGCCCAGACCTCCCACTGGCCTGCGGATTCGCCCTCCGAAAACCCGTCCTGCTAGGAAAACAACTtctacgtacgccatcgatCTCGAGTGGGACTATGAAGACCTTGGTTTCCCGTGCCACTTCTTGGTAGAATATCGACTGGATGGGAACAAGGATGAAGTATGGACGCAACGGAAGACGACGAAATCCGGTGAGACCCAACTGGCAATTCCCTACACAAGTGGATCGGCGATGACGATCCGCGTGGCGGCTGACACTTGCATCGGTCGAAGTGAATTCAGCGAAGTCGTCGATACAGCCACGGTACGCGAACTAAATGAAGATCAAGAGGCGATCcatgaaaaagaatttttagtTTCAAAATCGGAAACTTACGTCGATCCGAAAAACGAAGAGGAGATGGATCGATCTAGGAAGACTGAACCTGCTGCAACATCTATGTCGACGAGTCAACAGCCAATAGAAACAATCGGATCGTCGATGAAATTCCGGGTGGCGGCTGATACTTGCATCGGTCGAAGCGAATTCAGCGACATCATCCATACAAACACGATAGTGGATGCTAGTGAAGATGGCGAGACTCTTTCCGACGAGGGATCAATCTGTTCGGAAGTAGTAAATCCCGACACTGGAAGACAAGACGAATCAGTTCAACTCGTAAGTCAGCCCCCGACCAACAGTAAGGCTGAACGACCTGATTTAACGCCTCCGACTGACGTGAAAGTTGGAATGGTGGGACAGTCCACGGCGGAATTGAGATGGAAGGCAACCAGTGCAGGAAACGAAGTCTTTTATCGCGTCCTGTATTGGCAAGCAGGAGAAGATGATTCATCTGCTAATGAACTGAAGGTCCCTTTCAATGAGTCCGGATGTCAATTGGAGAACCTTCAGCCCGAAACAAC includes the following:
- the LOC116925464 gene encoding uncharacterized protein LOC116925464, which translates into the protein MDTDVIAQHYTKMVVLGGTFQIGDLYDYRNDRIVTGRPCWDSDEIARASTIRDQFTLKIKSPDSGSTSNKRENVGLDEHLQASVMAGLIEKYRGAAKYLSNRASPLEASQVLICRAKSRKVSLDLQTLMSQDVPHLVESKKEVESSTSKTLPTHVVVGVTYGAEAYCVLALESDEDAQEKDQEYLSEIASKMEAAFSKSLDFYGFKDLFNEEERKQLTRIKCRLYVDLQTSPFQEGSVFSTFKQCHKLIEQVRKGDIRNKKIVPIAVLLCPLKAIMGPAVGVYPEYQDVDSELLDRCCRTWEALDSICAKSVAIRTKNKKASPASLRQFEKALDKYKQLVQKAFGSSVVEARQTGKEDEIERVAKIAENHAIFKPSRLERWLRFKQAEYEMSCKIGSITEIECLANEKELEKNLAVSFNKKYSVVLRIPPLDELTNKTLENMKEYVASYKKLTPVRDDDEDTDEGSTDDEDEDEEDGDDVPWHMLKRNQKPVLARIQELADHLEKNQHIEKHVEFLIVFGDADEKFGCRYSVYETGRLLRDNLNQLPRPPTGLRIRPPKTRPARKTTSTYAIDLEWDYEDLGFPCHFLVEYRLDGNKDEVWTQRKTTKSGETQLAIPYTSGSAMTIRVAADTCIGRSEFSEVVDTATVRELNEDQEAIHEKEFLVSKSETYVDPKNEEEMDRSRKTEPAATSMSTSQQPIETIGSSMKFRVAADTCIGRSEFSDIIHTNTIVDASEDGETLSDEGSICSEVVNPDTGRQDESVQLVSQPPTNSKAERPDLTPPTDVKVGMVGQSTAELRWKATSAGNEVFYRVLYWQAGEDDSSANELKVPFNESGCQLENLQPETTYRVHIVTVSNDGGQTSAPSECAYLTTIQQDARFAKILVKRCSKIGVRNGMDLFAVPLVESSELNSTVERFSFGNGGTKKAQHKTILVMGASGAGKTTLINGMINYIFNVEWEDTFRFQLIHSQLVGNSQGHSQTRNITAYDIHHAEGFRVPFSLTIVDTPGYGDSEGLDRDEEITEMIRKFFEDKNGIQDLDVIGFVAQASLPRLTPTQTYIFDSVLSIFGKDVKENIDFLLTFADSQVPPILEAITETELPYPVDLETGKPRHHKFNNSGFFCSSLESGGGASNNTDKFKRFFWNMGIENFRRFFIALATMETKSLSLTKDVLEERKRLEVTVDGLQPLIKIGLAKMEELRKIKQKIAESQVQIGANQNVQIEVETSVPKKVMNRSGHFLTNCNKCYTTCHLTCVFANDSDKARCSAMNQNMPEENRTCRICPQKCIWNMHANQPYRWEYVLEKQILSSEAIKEKYEKELKTKLTAEEVLKALEREVDENNKTVLERVNIVSQCIQQLDAIALRPNPFSTPQYIDLIIDAEQRERRQGYNERIQSLKKLRTMAVTMKKIKDKEDVMSVDSLDDQAAHAAVNKDEDDVGFYNYEDTMSRRVRSNPPN